CGGCAAGCTGCGGGGAATTAACCCTACTATATGTAATTAAATACTAATTTTTCTATGTAGTTTTTTAGTTCTTTTATTCCTTGTTTTGTTTTAGAGGAAGTTATGAAAAAAGGGATGTTTAATGATTGGAATTTTTTTAATTGTATAGAATATTCTTTTCTATTTAACTTATCGCATTTAGTAAGAATAATATCAAATGATATATGATGATAATTTAACCAAAAGAATAATTCCTTCTCTTGGTTTCGAACATCTCTTCTCATATCAATGAGAATAAATACCTTTTTTAAAAGGTTGCTGAATTTAAGATAATCTTCCACTAATTCTTTCCACTCGTTTTGCATTTTTTTGGATATATTGGCATATCCATATCCCGGCAAATCCACTAAGTAACAGATATTGCCAATTTTATATACATTAATAAGCCTGGTTTTGCCAGGTTTTTTGCTGGTTTTGGCAATTTTTCTTTCCAGCATTGTATTTATTAAAGAGGATTTGCCTACATTGGAGCGACCCGCAAATGCAAATTGAAGCAACGGAAGGCGCAGCGGAGCTTTGGAAAAAGAGCTCACAAATTCTACATCTGCAAAATTTTGTTTTGTCATTCGTTCAATATGGCTTCTGCAATTAAATCACCCATCTTCTGTGTATTTACCTGTTTTCCCCCTGCACTCATTATATCCGGTGTTCTGTATCCTTGTTTTAAGACGGATTCCACCGCCCTTTCTATGGTTTGTGCCTCTAACTCTCTATTTAATCCATACCTCAACATCATGGCTGCAGATTCAATCTGAGCGATAGGATTAGCGATGCCTTGTCCTGCAATATCTGGTGCGGAACCGTGTATGGGTTCAAACATACCTACGGAGCTACCAACAGATGCAGAAGGAAGCATGCCGATGGAGCCGGTGAGCATAGATGCTTCATCAGACAAAATATCTCCGAATATATTTCCAGCTACAATAACATCAAATTGTTTTGGGTATCTTACCAATTGCATAGCTGCATTGTCTACATACATATGATTCAACTCTACATCAGTATAATCTGTTGATATCTCATTTGCTGTATCTCTCCACAGTTGAGAAGATTCCAGTACATTTGCCTTATCTATACTGGTAACCTTTTTTCTCCTCTTTCTGGCAATGTCAAATGCCAATCTTACAATTCTTTCTATTTCACTTTTTTTGTAAGATAGTGTATTTATACCTATTTTATCTTTGTTGGGTAAATTGAATACACCTTTTGGTTTG
This DNA window, taken from Deltaproteobacteria bacterium, encodes the following:
- a CDS encoding YihA family ribosome biogenesis GTP-binding protein; its protein translation is MSSFSKAPLRLPLLQFAFAGRSNVGKSSLINTMLERKIAKTSKKPGKTRLINVYKIGNICYLVDLPGYGYANISKKMQNEWKELVEDYLKFSNLLKKVFILIDMRRDVRNQEKELFFWLNYHHISFDIILTKCDKLNRKEYSIQLKKFQSLNIPFFITSSKTKQGIKELKNYIEKLVFNYI
- the leuB gene encoding 3-isopropylmalate dehydrogenase, whose translation is MDFNISVMKGDGIGPEIAEEGIKILNIIGEKFNHKFSYIEVYVGGCAIDRFDTPLPEETIEKVLKTDALFFSSVGGPKWENLPHDKKPEAGLLGIRKALGAFANLRPAKVFNELIDASTLKREIIRDIDIMVVRELTSGIYFGKPKGVFNLPNKDKIGINTLSYKKSEIERIVRLAFDIARKRRKKVTSIDKANVLESSQLWRDTANEISTDYTDVELNHMYVDNAAMQLVRYPKQFDVIVAGNIFGDILSDEASMLTGSIGMLPSASVGSSVGMFEPIHGSAPDIAGQGIANPIAQIESAAMMLRYGLNRELEAQTIERAVESVLKQGYRTPDIMSAGGKQVNTQKMGDLIAEAILNE